In Flavobacterium praedii, the DNA window AGTTTGTATGCCTATGTCAATCCGATAGTAGCGGTTATTTTGGGTTCTTTTATCTTTGGTGAACCATTAACGACTGCCATCGTCTTTGGCGGAAGCGTAACATTATTTGGCTTATATCTAATAAATTATGCCATGCGAAAAAAGAAAAACAGCAGTGAACCCATTACTGAGATTAGCTAAATTAGTGCTAAAAATAAGCGATAAAAAATATTAGGAGCGAATGATTGGGCATTTTTAACATACATCGTTCCTGCCATTATTCCTAAACTTGCGAGCCGAACCCCGGCTCACAAGGTTTATCCCTTATGTCAGGGCTAAAAGAAAACAATAGGCATTTTTGGGAATAATTAATTGTGATCAGTTGATAGTTAAACCCACGTAATTTATTGATTAATTGGCTACAGGCCAATGTCATTAAGTTAAGCTTTGTTTTTTCTCGCAAAGACGCAAAGTTAAGAGCCATTTCTTTGCGTCTTCGCGTCTTTGCGAGAGTTATATTTTGAAAAAGCGTAGTGAGAAACCCTTAACTTAATGACATTGAGCTATAGGCCTAAAAAAACAAACCTATTCCATTTCAAAACGGAATAGGTTTTTTTAGATTTACAGCAAAGAAAATTTTACGTTTCCTTCACCGAAATAATTTTCACAGGACAGGCTTTAGCAGCCAATTCACAACTTTCGACTATAGTGTGGTCAGGTGATTTCAAGGTATAAAACCCTTTGGCATTTACACTCTTAATCAACACCGATTTTCCGTCTTTTTTAGACATCTGGAATTGAACGGGTGCC includes these proteins:
- a CDS encoding ferredoxin, which encodes MVIVTLQRDKCIGCNYCVEMAPVQFQMSKKDGKSVLIKSVNAKGFYTLKSPDHTIVESCELAAKACPVKIISVKET